A region from the Triticum aestivum cultivar Chinese Spring chromosome 3D, IWGSC CS RefSeq v2.1, whole genome shotgun sequence genome encodes:
- the LOC123077041 gene encoding uncharacterized protein produces the protein MAQGAGKKLGKAKASKYDVKVSALELPGAPTGAEVAALQLPGAPPPPTQPEVDTTRRLHGDVAPSQAEVSPCPRTIVPAPAHLPPQADAVWFRSLLEALRLRFPGPVVARIFEAFQGAWASVHGWRSGPPAAAAPVINKKKNTLLPVPRRSKAWLYWEKRRRRRVIPPPPAPLLDEPQPAPVPLIIDGETVPAEIVEGYKRYCRIARSCPATTTVCHLCIFEVELHPNGIVRTSDMIAHYCKHPSVAVRCGRFGCTAKVPPGRDLREHTYFCHDLPADWWLP, from the exons ATGGCGCAGGGCGCCGGGAAGAAGCTCGGCAAGGCGAAGGCGTCCAAGTACGATGTGAAGGTGTCCGCTCTGGAGCTTCCTGGTGCGCCGACTGGGGCCGAGGTGGCCGCGCTGCAGCTCCCGGGCGCGCCACCACCGCCGACCCAGCCCGAGGTCGACACGACGCGGCGGCTCCATGGAGACGTCGCGCCATCTCAGGCCGAGGTGTCTCCTTGCCCGCGTACGATCGTCCCCGCCCCCGCTCACCTTCCGCCTCAGGCCGACGCGGTCTGGTTCAGGAGCTTGCTGGAGGCCCTCCGACTCCGGTTTCCGGGGCCGGTTGTGGCGAGGATCTTCGAGGCCTTCCAGGGCGCGTGGGCGTCCGTGCACGGGTGGCGGAGCGGGCCGCCGGCAGCAGCAGCGCCGGTGATCAACAAGAAGAAGAATACCTTGCTCCCCGTGCCGCGGCGTAGTAAGGCATGGTTGTACTGGGAGAAGCGCCGCCGTCGCCGGGTGATCCCCCCTCCTCCTGCTCCTCTTCTTGATGAGCCGCAGCCCGCACCAGTGCCACTG ATTATCGATGGAGAGACCGTCCCCGCTGAGATTGTGGAGGGATATAAGAGGTACTGCAGAATAGCTAGATCCTGTCCGGCGACAACAACAGTGTGCCACCTTTGCATTTTTGAGGTGGAGCTTCACCCAAATGGGATTGTGCGCACCTCTGAT ATGATTGCGCATTACTGCAAGCATCCTTCAGTAGCTGTTCGCTGTGGCAGGTTTGGCTGTACTGCGAAAGTTCCTCCAGGCCGCGACCTACGTGAGCACACCTACTTCTGCCACGACCTGCCTGCTGATTGGTGGCTACCATAG
- the LOC123077039 gene encoding putative F-box protein At4g22660 has translation METCSIARIIRLQDLAMYRHKLCSLVFRLLPQLQCFPPLKKFCRDEPVNLALTETKMAATLPELPKDILILIFAALEIPDLVRAGSVCSSWHSAYAELRSLGKYKQGQTPCLVYTSESDPDDVLSLYSLAEKRSYKLTLPQPPICSRYLIGSSHGWLVTVDERSEMHLLNPITCEQIALPSVTTIEHVKPIFDEHGDVCKYEMSWHTGTHRGHNPPSIFALAELRGRLYWKAFVFPDTSSGSYIVVLIHNPQCQLSFAKAGGDKWTWLPPDYLYDDCTYKDGILYTVNVKGEFHAFDLSGPVVTVKMVIRVPEHYDCDTRYIVQAPWGSLLLVYRIVGDHDLEPEPGASEYWNTKEIQIFEIDALWSEIKVIHCLRDHVLFLGHNLSLCLSADEYPALKANRSYFTDDNFLWTLGHKNSHRDMGILKLDDNSREELVSPQLWSNCPAPMWITPDPRKINAMGSMSQQL, from the coding sequence ATGGAGACCTGTAGCATAGCCAGGATAATCAGATTGCAAGACCTAGCTATGTACCGCCACAAGTTGTGCTCTCTAGTCTTCAGACTTTTGCCTCAACTGCAATGTTTCCCTCCACTCAAGAAATTCTGCAGAGATGAACCTGTCAATCTAGCACTGACAGAGACCAAGATGGCGGCCACATTACCGGAGTTGCCGAAGGACATCTTGATACTTATCTTTGCCGCTCTTGAGATCCCCGACCTCGTGCGCGCTGGCTCCGTCTGTTCATCCTGGCACTCCGCGTACGCGGAGCTACGCAGCCTTGGGAAGTACAAGCAGGGCCAGACGCCTTGCCTGGTCTATACCTCTGAATCTGATCCTGATGATGTTTTGTCCCTCTACAGCCTCGCCGAGAAGAGGTCCTACAAGTTAACTCTACCGCAGCCACCTATCTGCAGCAGATATTTGATTGGGTCCTCACATGGCTGGCTCGTTACCGTCGACGAGAGGTCTGAGATGCACCTTCTGAATCCAATCACATGTGAACAGATTGCTCTCCCTTCAGTGACCACCATTGAGCATGTGAAGCCCATatttgatgagcatggtgatgtctgCAAGTACGAGATGTCATGGCACACTGGGACGCACAGAGGTCATAATCCGCCATCCATCTTCGCTCTTGCCGAGCTGAGGGGTAGACTCTATTGGAAGGCGTTTGTATTTCCTGATACATCCTCAGGAAGCTACATTGTGGTGCTCATCCACAATCCACAATGTCAGCTCTCATTTGCAAAGGCAGGGGGTGATAAGTGGACCTGGCTACCGCCTGATTATCTCTATGATGACTGCACTTATAAGGATGGCATATTGTATACAGTGAATGTAAAAGGAGAATTCCACGCATTCGATCTTAGTGGCCCTGTGGTCACTGTGAAGATGGTTATAAGGGTACCCGAGCATTATGATTGCGATACTAGGTACATTGTTCAAGCTCCATGGGGCAGTCTGCTACTTGTGTATAGAATAGTTGGTGACCATGATTTAGAACCTGAGCCTGGTGCATCTGAATACTGGAACActaaggagattcaaatatttgagATTGATGCTCTTTGGAGTGAAATTAAGGTGATCCATTGCCTGCGTGACCATGTGTTATTTCTTGGTCATAATCTATCGCTCTGCCTCAGTGCTGATGAATATCCCGCTCTCAAGGCAAACCGTTCCTATTTTACCGATGATAATTTTCTATGGACACTGGGACATAAGAACAGTCATCGTGATATGGGAATTCTTAAATTGGATGATAACAGCAGGGAGGAGCTTGTGTCTCCTCAGCTTTGGTCCAACTGTCCAGCTCCAATGTGGATTACTCCTGATCCTAGAAAGATCAACGCGATGGGCTCAATGAGCCAACAACTGTGA